The following proteins are encoded in a genomic region of Gimesia algae:
- a CDS encoding DUF11 domain-containing protein has translation MNQVKEPAPAVQHADFDSSEGAVTLSAPVPEVAPASAVQQVAYYQPAPVCERPPYCEFSPAVERDYTVPAGTDPAMVQMYPDEYLFDGGDRENPVHYDDYSRLGLDTEDTIVEYQTHKGNHEVKKSNRVAVYAPRFAAIRSASSPLSGTSVDTLATTEDTVHGVGLDARTVITQHKQREQLEGIRMRSRASGVETEQQQGAVGQTAFLGSHTKLNNLFQDTATETTGQFEQSDEARIAYQIQAAAIWSRTQFPVIAIRQQSAHSSKSAVKPEEYVGIEDKRKTEGNLKLVKLADKKNAEPGDIITFTIKYENVGDFDVEGIKIVDNLTPRLEYIQDSATSDRKGRLLVEDNHEGSLILTFEVDETVLGHQGGVVTFKARVR, from the coding sequence ATGAATCAGGTCAAGGAGCCGGCTCCAGCAGTTCAGCATGCTGACTTTGACAGCAGTGAAGGAGCGGTCACACTGTCGGCCCCAGTCCCAGAGGTGGCTCCCGCCTCAGCAGTCCAGCAGGTAGCTTACTATCAACCGGCTCCAGTCTGCGAGCGACCTCCCTACTGTGAGTTTTCCCCAGCTGTAGAACGAGATTATACAGTGCCTGCCGGCACTGATCCTGCCATGGTCCAAATGTATCCGGACGAATATCTGTTCGATGGCGGAGATCGAGAAAATCCGGTTCACTATGACGATTACAGTCGCCTGGGACTGGATACGGAAGATACAATTGTTGAATACCAGACACACAAAGGCAATCATGAAGTGAAAAAATCAAATCGAGTGGCAGTCTATGCTCCCCGGTTTGCGGCCATTCGTTCCGCCAGTTCGCCCTTATCTGGTACTTCAGTCGATACACTGGCAACGACGGAAGATACCGTTCACGGTGTGGGTCTGGATGCACGGACTGTCATTACTCAACATAAACAGCGTGAGCAACTGGAAGGGATACGTATGCGTTCCCGAGCCAGTGGAGTGGAAACGGAACAGCAACAGGGAGCCGTTGGTCAGACTGCATTTCTGGGCTCGCATACCAAACTTAACAATCTGTTCCAGGATACCGCTACCGAAACTACGGGGCAGTTTGAGCAATCTGATGAAGCACGCATTGCCTATCAGATTCAGGCAGCCGCCATCTGGTCACGCACTCAGTTTCCTGTCATTGCCATTCGCCAGCAGTCAGCGCATTCTTCAAAAAGTGCAGTTAAACCTGAAGAATACGTTGGCATTGAAGACAAACGCAAAACTGAAGGTAACCTGAAGCTGGTGAAACTGGCCGATAAGAAAAACGCGGAACCAGGTGATATCATCACTTTCACAATCAAATACGAAAACGTAGGTGACTTCGATGTCGAGGGTATCAAGATTGTGGACAACCTGACACCGCGGCTGGAATACATTCAGGACAGTGCCACATCTGATCGCAAAGGACGTCTGCTTGTCGAAGACAACCATGAAGGCAGTCTGATTCTGACCTTTGAAGTGGATGAAACCGTTCTTGGTCACCAGGGAGGTGTCGTTACTTTCAAGGCACGAGTTCGTTAA
- a CDS encoding ExbD/TolR family protein, which translates to MRVPTRPRQPGIRFNITPLIDIVFLLVVFFLAATHLTQNEKLEAVELPEASQNESEPDETPRRMIITITLDENLHLRGNEISPEELEAQLLALDESKRHEMEIRIRGDRRIPYQIVEPVLISCARAGISNVKFLVLNE; encoded by the coding sequence ATGAGAGTCCCTACACGTCCCCGCCAGCCTGGAATCCGATTTAACATCACTCCCCTGATCGATATTGTCTTTCTGCTGGTTGTCTTCTTTCTGGCCGCGACTCACCTCACTCAAAATGAGAAGCTGGAAGCGGTCGAACTGCCCGAGGCATCGCAAAACGAATCCGAGCCGGATGAAACGCCGCGACGGATGATAATCACAATCACCCTGGATGAAAATCTGCATCTACGCGGGAACGAAATCAGCCCGGAGGAACTGGAAGCACAACTTCTGGCACTGGATGAAAGCAAACGACACGAAATGGAAATCCGCATCCGCGGAGACCGACGGATCCCGTACCAAATTGTTGAACCCGTGCTGATCAGCTGCGCCCGCGCAGGTATTTCCAACGTTAAATTTCTTGTCTTGAATGAGTAA
- the lspA gene encoding signal peptidase II: MSSSVSKATRYTLLLTCLLFCVGCDQYTKKIAVEKLKFEPPVTYLNNTFRMEYAENSGAFLSVGSRLSKPVRFFLLVVANAAFLILVSGMLVFRWQMPLVQFIALSLLLAGGIGNLIDRVFLNGIVIDFLNIGFGPLRTGIFNVADMAITGGALLMLFSWFFTKDPSDQKSEQPDSEPITSAPAE, encoded by the coding sequence ATGTCCTCGTCCGTTTCCAAAGCGACTCGCTACACCCTGCTGTTGACCTGCCTGTTATTTTGCGTTGGCTGTGATCAGTACACCAAGAAGATCGCCGTCGAAAAACTCAAATTCGAACCACCGGTGACTTACTTGAATAATACTTTCCGCATGGAATATGCAGAGAATTCGGGCGCTTTTCTGAGTGTAGGCAGCCGTCTCTCGAAACCGGTCCGTTTTTTTCTGCTGGTTGTCGCGAATGCCGCATTTTTGATTCTTGTGTCGGGGATGCTGGTCTTTCGCTGGCAGATGCCACTGGTCCAGTTTATCGCGTTATCGTTATTGCTGGCAGGTGGGATCGGTAATTTAATTGATCGGGTTTTCCTGAATGGCATTGTCATCGATTTTCTCAACATCGGGTTTGGTCCTTTGAGAACCGGTATTTTCAATGTGGCGGATATGGCAATTACGGGAGGAGCGCTCTTAATGCTCTTTTCCTGGTTTTTCACCAAGGATCCAAGTGATCAGAAAAGTGAGCAACCTGATTCAGAACCGATCACTTCAGCACCTGCAGAGTAG
- a CDS encoding MotA/TolQ/ExbB proton channel family protein — protein sequence MDRNKSLSQYLWASFICTCLSLSTPAFCLAAEESGTSAGTDISKIDFRQLVDDAGTIGIIIAVLSIAMVALIVEHIISIRRNALMPPGLAEEVHGLITQQQYRSADSVCKSNPSFLSYLLSAGLAEVQLGYGAVEKAMEDAAMQQSARLNRKIEYLSVIGTLSPMLGLLGTVWGMILAFSEFTAKANPDVAELAPGISKALITTLFGLSVTVPALASFAFFRNRIDELVAQSSLLAEHVFADFKRSIAVPAKQSGKPVRKRPEDELAQRLADQQGTRPSPPPEG from the coding sequence ATGGATCGAAATAAATCACTGAGTCAATACCTCTGGGCCAGTTTTATCTGTACCTGTCTCTCGCTGTCAACTCCCGCCTTCTGCCTCGCTGCAGAAGAGTCAGGGACGAGTGCGGGGACAGACATCTCAAAAATCGATTTCCGACAACTCGTTGATGATGCGGGTACGATTGGAATCATTATTGCGGTCCTGAGTATCGCCATGGTGGCTTTAATCGTGGAGCATATTATCAGTATTCGCAGAAATGCTCTGATGCCCCCCGGCCTGGCGGAAGAAGTTCACGGTTTGATCACACAGCAGCAATATCGCAGTGCGGATTCCGTCTGTAAGTCAAACCCCAGCTTTCTATCTTATCTACTGTCTGCCGGACTGGCTGAAGTTCAACTGGGGTACGGTGCCGTCGAAAAAGCGATGGAAGATGCAGCGATGCAACAGTCGGCACGATTGAATCGGAAAATTGAATACTTGTCAGTCATTGGTACACTCTCTCCCATGCTGGGACTGCTGGGGACAGTTTGGGGAATGATCCTGGCCTTTTCGGAATTCACTGCCAAAGCCAACCCGGATGTGGCAGAACTGGCTCCCGGGATCTCCAAAGCGCTGATCACAACTCTATTCGGTCTGAGTGTCACCGTGCCCGCACTCGCCAGTTTTGCTTTTTTTCGTAACAGGATTGATGAGCTCGTTGCTCAATCCTCACTATTAGCCGAACATGTTTTTGCTGACTTCAAACGCAGTATCGCTGTTCCAGCGAAACAGTCGGGTAAACCAGTCCGGAAACGACCGGAAGATGAACTTGCACAACGGCTCGCCGATCAACAGGGAACACGACCCTCACCACCTCCCGAAGGATAA
- a CDS encoding STAS domain-containing protein: MTVQLQGGILQVYHSGPLCVAGFGGRDVLDTFSVKGIRDEILELVKVQQCETLALDLTGVKLIPSGMLGLLSSVLNLGVEIHLYNPSEDIREVLKITGLNQLMHLHDVEIPY; the protein is encoded by the coding sequence ATGACGGTGCAACTACAGGGAGGAATTCTCCAAGTATATCACTCAGGACCTTTGTGCGTCGCTGGCTTCGGTGGTAGAGATGTTCTGGATACATTCAGTGTGAAAGGAATCCGGGATGAAATACTTGAGCTTGTCAAAGTGCAGCAGTGCGAAACACTGGCGCTTGATCTGACTGGTGTAAAGCTGATTCCCAGTGGAATGTTGGGGCTGCTTTCCTCAGTACTTAACCTCGGAGTCGAGATTCATCTCTATAACCCCTCCGAAGATATCCGGGAAGTACTCAAGATCACCGGGCTGAACCAGTTAATGCATCTGCATGATGTAGAAATTCCCTATTAA
- a CDS encoding LolA family protein, whose product MLRILTLTSGLLLVAVLNHFFSISSWAQLPQSLSRQEDRKSQNQRLLAQADSREKSAAGNTASNESEKNLKNNPVYATALLNKAREELLSYRSIRTHITEKVEIGPKTFIITGNYLQAKDLKQGKELKLRLEFQVQSQNPDGKPVGTVLEICDGQVLWTEHTIKGTSRVTRRDVQAILQQAEVNPQAQTNILVAQLGLGGLPGLLAAIQKNMNFVSVAERTISGKTLTVLNGTWKEEFLAQWKGGDPAAPVELPAYVPDAVRVYLDQETLFPRRIVYLKKTGDSLQSMVSLNFSKVTLNSPIPETEFAYEPPDGVFPVDVTKQYLQQLNKE is encoded by the coding sequence ATGTTACGCATTTTAACCCTGACATCAGGCCTCCTGCTCGTCGCAGTGCTGAATCATTTTTTCTCGATCTCTTCCTGGGCTCAATTGCCGCAAAGCTTGAGCAGACAGGAGGATAGAAAGAGCCAGAATCAAAGACTTCTCGCTCAGGCAGATTCCCGGGAGAAGTCAGCAGCTGGAAATACTGCGTCTAATGAATCCGAAAAGAATTTGAAAAATAATCCGGTTTATGCGACAGCACTGCTAAATAAAGCCCGCGAAGAACTCCTCTCCTACCGTTCAATTCGAACTCACATTACCGAGAAAGTCGAAATTGGGCCAAAAACCTTCATCATCACCGGAAATTACTTACAGGCAAAAGACCTGAAACAGGGTAAAGAACTGAAACTTCGACTCGAGTTTCAGGTTCAGAGTCAGAATCCAGATGGTAAACCGGTCGGTACCGTGCTCGAAATCTGTGATGGCCAGGTATTGTGGACCGAGCATACAATTAAAGGAACTTCGCGGGTAACGCGTAGGGATGTACAGGCGATCCTACAACAGGCAGAGGTCAATCCACAGGCACAAACGAACATACTGGTTGCACAACTTGGCCTGGGAGGACTACCGGGATTACTGGCAGCCATTCAGAAAAATATGAATTTCGTCAGCGTGGCAGAACGAACCATCAGTGGAAAGACTTTAACGGTCTTAAATGGTACCTGGAAAGAAGAATTTCTGGCACAATGGAAGGGGGGAGATCCTGCAGCTCCTGTCGAACTACCTGCTTATGTCCCGGATGCAGTCAGAGTCTACCTGGACCAGGAAACGCTCTTCCCTCGTCGAATTGTCTACTTGAAAAAAACTGGTGATTCTCTGCAAAGTATGGTCTCACTTAATTTTAGCAAAGTGACACTGAATTCACCTATCCCCGAAACGGAATTTGCTTATGAGCCACCAGATGGCGTTTTTCCGGTGGATGTTACCAAACAATACCTTCAACAGTTGAATAAGGAATAA
- a CDS encoding vWA domain-containing protein, with the protein MPAAFTEMEQRTARWQTNSPLLVVPSWAASLAIHSLILLILISSLNRCDSGQTGGDEGELRSVGIYVKPSPDAEQTEDSDQEQLESPDNLQVSQVQEQISEVMDQPPVAPLLPELNSKLLGAGPTQAPSTPTADLTDNQLLSPSTALAPPVMGAGNVNFFDAVDSGKRFVFVLDCSGSMAAPQGAPIRKARSELISSLAGLNHHQQFQIIFYNTNTRAMQHRGKSAELLYATDINRTLARQFIQSVEPDGGTDHLPALKRALSFNPDVIFFLTDAKHPQLSSADLNEIRAENGGRAKIHCIEFGEGFPVKEGNSLDKLARQNKGSYRYYNVRKFIKRN; encoded by the coding sequence ATGCCAGCAGCATTTACAGAGATGGAACAACGCACCGCACGATGGCAGACAAATTCCCCTCTGCTCGTTGTTCCCAGTTGGGCGGCTTCGCTGGCGATCCACTCCCTCATCCTGCTCATCCTGATTTCCAGTCTGAATCGCTGTGACAGCGGTCAGACTGGAGGCGATGAAGGAGAGCTCCGTAGTGTGGGTATTTATGTCAAACCGTCCCCTGATGCCGAGCAGACTGAGGATTCCGACCAGGAACAGTTGGAATCTCCTGACAATCTGCAGGTTTCACAGGTCCAGGAACAGATCAGTGAAGTAATGGACCAGCCGCCGGTCGCTCCTCTGCTTCCAGAATTGAATTCGAAATTGCTCGGAGCAGGCCCGACACAGGCCCCCAGCACTCCCACTGCCGACCTGACTGATAACCAGTTATTGTCCCCCAGCACAGCACTGGCACCTCCTGTTATGGGTGCCGGGAATGTCAATTTTTTCGACGCCGTCGATTCTGGCAAGCGATTTGTCTTCGTGCTCGACTGCTCTGGAAGTATGGCCGCGCCACAGGGAGCCCCCATTCGCAAAGCCAGGTCAGAACTGATTTCCAGCCTGGCAGGATTAAATCACCATCAGCAATTTCAGATCATTTTTTACAATACCAACACTCGTGCCATGCAGCATCGGGGAAAGTCCGCGGAATTGCTTTATGCCACTGACATCAATCGAACCCTGGCCCGCCAGTTCATTCAGAGTGTCGAACCTGACGGTGGTACAGATCATCTGCCTGCGTTAAAAAGAGCTTTAAGTTTTAACCCGGATGTCATATTCTTCCTGACAGACGCAAAACATCCGCAGTTATCCAGTGCTGACCTCAATGAAATCCGTGCAGAAAATGGTGGTAGAGCGAAAATTCACTGCATCGAATTTGGAGAGGGTTTCCCCGTCAAGGAAGGCAACTCACTCGATAAACTCGCCCGCCAGAATAAAGGCAGCTATCGATACTATAATGTCCGCAAATTTATCAAGCGCAACTAG
- a CDS encoding ExbD/TolR family protein — protein sequence MKIPSHHNSRSDIQDQATMTPMIDVVFLLLIFFISASANQVREFLLPTELATGSIESFESTPQEQPLGEVWLKLKRQDNQTIVELNEREYAQFDQLKQTLMELAELAPEIPVILDIQEEVPLGEMIRTYDTCLAAGFQSINFATNANKVAPKKKL from the coding sequence ATGAAAATCCCTTCTCATCATAACAGCCGCTCCGATATCCAGGACCAGGCTACCATGACGCCGATGATTGACGTGGTATTTCTGCTGCTGATCTTCTTTATCAGCGCATCAGCAAACCAGGTTCGTGAATTTCTGCTGCCAACTGAACTCGCGACCGGCAGCATTGAATCATTTGAATCAACTCCGCAAGAACAGCCGCTGGGGGAAGTCTGGTTAAAACTCAAACGGCAGGATAATCAGACTATTGTAGAATTAAATGAGCGCGAGTATGCTCAGTTCGATCAATTGAAACAGACATTGATGGAACTGGCAGAACTGGCACCAGAAATCCCTGTGATTCTGGACATTCAGGAAGAAGTCCCATTGGGTGAAATGATTCGCACCTACGATACTTGCCTGGCTGCTGGCTTCCAGTCAATCAATTTTGCTACCAACGCAAATAAAGTCGCTCCCAAAAAGAAACTGTGA
- a CDS encoding glutamate mutase L produces MNSTTAKQLDPDQINVILATDCGSTTTKAILIEKINGEYRQTFRGEAPTTVEEPAADVTVGVVNAVTEVGELAGRKLIDDNGEIIRPAQGDTGCDIYISTSSAGGGLQMMVAGVVREMSAASAKRAALGAGAIVMDMICSNDKRLPHEQIQRIRELRPDMILLAGGTDGGTLKHVVELAELIAPAKPQPRFGGSYKMPIIYAGNQEAAKLVEEAFDDDVKLMTVANVRPVLEMENLAPARDAIHDLFLEHVMAHAPGYNKLISWADAPIMPTPGAVGNILQTIAEQQNINALGVDIGGATTDVFSVFDGTFNRTVSANLGMSYSISNVCASATLPMILRWVHLDMDPRELRNHIKNKMIRPTTIPQTREALVFEQAVAREALRLAYIQHKEFATTLKGVQQQRTVGDTFSQNSSGASIVDNMKLNLLVASGGVLSHAPSMNQTAGMMIDAFEPEGMTVLAKDSIFMMPHLGVLAQVHPRAALEVFERDCLIYLGTCIAPRGLYRAGKSCFRYHIRSHSLKESGEMLCGEMKLFPLDEDEQATVTVEPGRGYDFGAGSGKRKEFQARGGKVGLILDARGRPLVVPTSEKDHLTELNSWIEELQLYPEPALTEV; encoded by the coding sequence ATGAACTCAACGACAGCAAAACAACTTGACCCCGATCAGATCAACGTGATCCTGGCGACTGATTGCGGCAGTACCACCACCAAGGCGATTTTGATTGAAAAAATCAATGGTGAATACCGTCAGACATTTCGTGGTGAGGCCCCCACCACCGTAGAAGAACCTGCTGCAGATGTGACGGTAGGCGTTGTCAATGCCGTTACCGAAGTCGGTGAGCTCGCAGGTCGCAAACTGATCGATGACAACGGTGAAATCATTCGGCCGGCACAGGGAGATACCGGTTGTGATATTTATATTTCGACATCCAGCGCGGGTGGTGGTCTGCAAATGATGGTGGCTGGCGTGGTTCGTGAAATGTCTGCCGCCAGTGCAAAGCGCGCCGCTCTGGGAGCGGGTGCGATTGTCATGGACATGATCTGCTCCAACGATAAACGACTGCCTCACGAACAGATCCAGCGAATCCGCGAACTGCGCCCTGACATGATTCTGCTGGCTGGAGGCACGGACGGAGGAACACTGAAACACGTCGTTGAATTGGCGGAACTGATTGCTCCTGCGAAACCACAGCCTCGTTTTGGCGGTTCCTATAAAATGCCAATCATCTACGCAGGGAACCAGGAAGCAGCCAAACTGGTTGAAGAAGCGTTTGACGATGATGTGAAACTGATGACGGTAGCGAATGTCCGACCGGTACTGGAAATGGAAAACCTGGCGCCTGCACGCGATGCCATTCACGATCTGTTCCTGGAACATGTGATGGCGCATGCCCCGGGTTATAACAAACTGATCTCCTGGGCCGATGCCCCGATCATGCCAACCCCCGGTGCGGTCGGAAATATCTTACAGACAATCGCAGAACAACAGAATATCAATGCCCTCGGCGTCGACATTGGTGGTGCAACGACCGATGTCTTCAGTGTTTTTGATGGTACCTTTAACCGCACGGTGAGCGCCAACCTGGGGATGAGTTATTCAATTTCCAATGTGTGCGCTTCAGCAACCCTTCCGATGATCTTGCGCTGGGTCCACCTGGATATGGATCCACGTGAACTGCGTAATCATATCAAGAACAAAATGATCCGTCCGACGACCATTCCGCAGACCCGGGAAGCGCTGGTCTTCGAACAGGCAGTCGCCCGTGAAGCATTACGCCTGGCTTACATTCAGCACAAAGAGTTCGCGACTACTTTAAAAGGTGTGCAACAGCAGCGAACAGTGGGGGATACCTTCAGCCAGAACTCCAGCGGCGCCTCAATCGTTGATAATATGAAACTCAATCTGCTGGTCGCCTCGGGCGGAGTTCTCTCACACGCCCCCAGCATGAACCAGACAGCCGGAATGATGATCGATGCATTTGAACCGGAAGGCATGACCGTCCTGGCCAAAGACAGCATTTTCATGATGCCTCATTTAGGGGTACTCGCACAGGTTCATCCCCGCGCAGCGCTTGAGGTATTTGAACGTGATTGCCTGATTTATCTGGGAACCTGTATTGCGCCACGAGGCTTATATCGTGCGGGTAAATCGTGCTTTCGTTATCACATCCGCAGCCATTCACTTAAAGAATCCGGGGAGATGCTCTGTGGCGAGATGAAGTTGTTTCCGCTGGATGAAGACGAACAGGCGACGGTCACGGTAGAACCCGGTCGAGGTTACGATTTTGGAGCCGGTTCTGGTAAACGGAAAGAGTTTCAAGCCCGAGGTGGTAAGGTGGGACTGATTCTGGACGCACGTGGCAGACCGCTGGTTGTCCCCACCAGTGAAAAAGACCATTTAACAGAATTAAACAGCTGGATCGAAGAACTGCAGCTGTATCCTGAACCGGCTCTTACTGAAGTATGA
- a CDS encoding tetratricopeptide repeat protein, with protein sequence MRTFLLINLVIVFLFQNTDSTCAQDKIEVRPHHHVGQATLPCTILDFTHSEIKVKLLPSGTVKIYPSSEIVKVHTPQTEQHQQGLEQLQKGEYEKAIDSFNEALNIENRLWVRREILALMTKAALALGDNLKAAHRFQIMVENEPDARSFDLIPLDWGIKETLSPVRNAAQNWLTEQDEVKQLIGASILLTAPDYQAQAEAALRSLATSPRVNIQQLARSQLWRLRLRTGDISLLELQRWERNLNQVPEHLRAGPHFLLGTGYAMLERHGQAAASFLWIPLAENSNPQLSAEASLKAADSILAMGQTNNALRLYQETAARYSISPARQMALQMIDQITKTSSQPKTQDN encoded by the coding sequence ATGCGAACATTCCTGTTGATCAACCTGGTGATTGTATTCCTATTTCAGAATACAGACAGTACCTGCGCCCAGGATAAGATCGAAGTCCGCCCACATCACCATGTAGGTCAGGCCACACTTCCGTGTACGATTCTGGATTTCACTCATTCAGAGATCAAAGTGAAGCTGCTGCCCAGCGGGACTGTGAAAATTTATCCCAGTTCGGAAATCGTAAAGGTTCATACACCGCAAACAGAACAGCACCAGCAGGGACTGGAACAGTTACAAAAGGGAGAATACGAAAAAGCCATTGATTCTTTCAATGAAGCTTTGAATATAGAAAACCGCCTCTGGGTCCGTCGTGAAATTCTGGCGTTGATGACCAAAGCCGCTTTAGCGCTCGGCGACAATCTGAAAGCAGCACATCGATTTCAAATCATGGTTGAAAACGAGCCTGATGCCCGTTCGTTCGATCTGATCCCGCTCGACTGGGGAATCAAAGAAACTTTGTCGCCTGTCCGGAATGCGGCTCAAAACTGGTTAACAGAACAGGATGAAGTCAAACAGCTGATAGGGGCCAGCATTCTGCTAACAGCGCCTGATTATCAGGCACAGGCAGAAGCAGCACTCCGATCGCTGGCCACAAGTCCCCGCGTGAATATCCAGCAACTGGCACGCAGTCAGCTCTGGCGACTCCGCCTGCGCACTGGTGATATCAGTCTCCTGGAACTGCAGCGCTGGGAACGCAATCTGAATCAGGTTCCGGAACACCTCAGAGCAGGACCACACTTTCTACTGGGTACCGGGTATGCCATGCTGGAACGACACGGACAGGCCGCTGCTTCATTTCTCTGGATTCCACTTGCTGAAAATTCCAACCCCCAACTCTCAGCGGAAGCCAGCTTGAAAGCCGCCGATTCGATTCTGGCAATGGGACAGACCAATAACGCGTTGCGACTGTACCAGGAAACCGCAGCACGATATTCAATATCACCTGCACGGCAAATGGCACTGCAGATGATTGATCAGATCACAAAAACGAGTTCGCAACCGAAAACACAAGATAATTGA
- a CDS encoding TatD family hydrolase — protein MKLFDTHAHLDEEAFHPDRPETVQNAIDAGVETILSIGITAESSQRAVDLAATFQHVYAVVGIQPNYVAQMKPNDWELIEALSTADKVVGIGETGLDRYWDYAPIELQQDYFRKHIQLSRKLDLPFVIHCREAEADVVELLQQEAAGAPLKGIMHSFCGSPETAAACLELGLHISFAGMLTFKKNDELRETAKQIPLDRLLIETDSPYLAPVPMRGKRNEPAFVKYTCACLAELHQKTPEEMAEITTANAEALFNIT, from the coding sequence ATGAAGTTATTTGATACCCACGCCCACCTGGATGAAGAAGCCTTTCACCCCGATCGCCCGGAAACTGTGCAAAACGCCATCGACGCAGGCGTTGAAACGATCCTGTCCATCGGCATTACCGCAGAAAGCAGTCAACGGGCCGTTGATCTGGCTGCGACCTTTCAGCATGTTTACGCAGTTGTGGGGATCCAGCCTAACTACGTCGCTCAAATGAAACCCAATGACTGGGAGCTGATTGAGGCACTCTCGACCGCTGATAAAGTCGTTGGCATTGGCGAGACGGGACTGGATCGCTACTGGGACTATGCCCCGATCGAATTGCAACAGGACTATTTCCGCAAACACATTCAGCTGTCCCGCAAACTGGACCTCCCTTTTGTGATTCACTGCCGTGAGGCTGAAGCGGATGTTGTAGAACTGTTACAGCAGGAAGCGGCAGGCGCACCATTGAAAGGAATCATGCATTCCTTCTGTGGCAGTCCGGAGACAGCTGCCGCCTGCCTGGAACTGGGGCTCCATATTTCTTTTGCAGGCATGCTGACCTTCAAGAAAAATGACGAACTGCGGGAGACAGCAAAACAGATTCCACTGGATCGACTGCTGATCGAAACCGACTCCCCTTATCTGGCTCCGGTTCCCATGCGTGGCAAAAGGAATGAACCAGCGTTTGTAAAATACACCTGCGCCTGCCTGGCGGAACTCCATCAGAAAACTCCGGAAGAGATGGCGGAGATCACAACCGCCAATGCCGAAGCTCTCTTCAACATCACCTGA